In Longimicrobium sp., the following proteins share a genomic window:
- a CDS encoding DUF3800 domain-containing protein encodes MYLIFLDGAGNTGADLAHPTSTVHYLLALAVPGENARSLEDRITRVLERRFGSACRAPAFECKGSDMYRGEGPCAAMPPGDRTALYHDLVRLVVEHDAWVLWQGIDKPRLAARYVRPLHPHKLAFLYLAEDVERFLRDPREYGLLVSDEEKSVEQQVIEDLPRYEELGTSFGHKPIDLTRIVDNVHWVRSHDSRLLQLADCCVYLCQRYRRDRDKETASAREVQRLWQVVEPRVWRGRVWP; translated from the coding sequence ATGTACCTGATCTTCCTCGACGGCGCCGGCAACACCGGCGCGGACCTGGCGCACCCCACCAGCACCGTCCACTACCTCCTCGCGCTCGCCGTCCCGGGCGAGAACGCGCGCTCGCTCGAGGACCGGATCACCCGGGTCCTCGAGCGCCGCTTCGGCTCCGCCTGCCGCGCGCCCGCGTTCGAGTGCAAGGGCAGCGACATGTACCGCGGGGAGGGGCCGTGCGCGGCGATGCCGCCCGGAGACCGCACGGCGCTCTACCACGACCTGGTCCGGCTCGTCGTGGAGCACGACGCCTGGGTGCTCTGGCAGGGGATCGACAAGCCGCGCCTGGCGGCCCGCTACGTCCGCCCGCTGCACCCGCACAAGCTGGCGTTCCTCTACCTGGCGGAAGACGTGGAGAGGTTCCTGCGCGACCCGCGGGAGTACGGGCTGCTGGTCTCGGACGAGGAGAAGTCGGTCGAGCAGCAGGTGATCGAGGACCTGCCCCGCTACGAGGAGCTGGGCACCTCGTTCGGCCACAAGCCCATCGACCTCACCCGCATCGTGGACAACGTGCACTGGGTCAGGTCCCACGACAGCCGGCTGCTGCAGCTCGCGGACTGCTGCGTGTACCTGTGCCAGCGGTACCGGCGCGACCGGGACAAGGAGACGGCTTCGGCGAGGGAGGTCCAGCGGCTGTGGCAGGTGGTGGAGCCGCGGGTGTGGCGCGGGAGGGTGTGGCCGTAG